A genomic region of Nitrospirota bacterium contains the following coding sequences:
- a CDS encoding ATP-dependent Clp protease ATP-binding subunit, with protein MFEKFTERGRKIIIYAKEEAERRSNDYLGTEHLLLAILREEDSIPITIIKKMGLSIDEIKFEIEKNLPIGGNLLTFGDIPFTPRAKKVLELAIEEARLLGHNYIGSEHLLLGIIREDEGIAGKIIRNLGANLLAARQLTINLAVKPQFQQASQKERRKTNTPALDEFGRDLTMLAAEGKLDPVIGREDEIERVLQILGRRIKNNPAIIGEPGVGKTAIVEGLAQKIIMGDVPDILIGKRIISLDLGALIAGTKYRGQFEERLKAVMREILQSENIILFIDEFHTLIGAGAAEGSVDASNMLKPALSRGELQCIGATTPDEYRKYIEKDGALERRFQPVLIQPPTVETAMDILKGLRPRYENHHKVKISDESVEAAVKLSDRYITDKFLPDKAIDVIDETGSRLKLKRSTMPQELRDMETELIQLSKEKSLYVRLHDIEKAQTIRAQEDKLRKTYELQYKKWKDTLTKEVPVVSEEDVTYTVSKMTGIPLYKLEETESEKLLQMETLLHQRIIGQDEGIRAVARAIRRSRSGLKAKNRPIGSFFFLGPTGVGKTELAKALAGFMFNDENALVKVDMSEYMERFNVSRLTGAPPGYVGYEEGGQLTEKVRKRPYSVILFDEIEKAHQDVFNMLLQILDEGVLTDSYGRKVDFRNTIIIMTSNLGARIIEKATPLGFFRSASQSEDVYGKIKDNVLSELKKTFNPEFLNRVDETVVFHPLEKEHLLSVVDLLLIETNKKLSEHALTVEVTPEAKEWLLEKYYQPAYGARPMRRAIYREIEDPLSEELIKGRFKDTHVVRVVLEDNKLQFKGVEDTMLVTVN; from the coding sequence ATGTTTGAGAAGTTTACCGAACGAGGTCGGAAGATAATCATATACGCCAAAGAGGAAGCGGAACGGCGGAGCAATGATTATCTCGGGACTGAGCATCTCCTTCTCGCGATTCTGAGAGAAGAAGACAGCATTCCCATCACGATCATCAAGAAGATGGGATTATCAATAGACGAAATCAAGTTCGAGATCGAGAAGAATCTCCCTATCGGCGGCAACCTCTTGACCTTCGGCGATATTCCGTTCACTCCGCGGGCCAAGAAGGTGCTCGAGCTGGCGATCGAGGAGGCGAGACTCCTCGGCCATAATTACATAGGAAGCGAGCACCTTCTCCTCGGCATTATCAGAGAAGACGAGGGGATCGCCGGAAAGATCATCAGGAACCTGGGCGCCAACCTGCTCGCCGCCCGGCAGTTGACGATCAACCTCGCGGTGAAGCCCCAGTTCCAGCAGGCGAGCCAGAAGGAGCGGAGGAAGACCAACACCCCTGCCCTCGATGAGTTCGGCAGGGATCTCACCATGCTCGCCGCCGAAGGCAAGCTCGATCCGGTCATCGGCAGAGAGGACGAGATAGAGCGCGTACTCCAGATACTCGGCAGGAGGATCAAGAACAATCCCGCCATCATCGGCGAGCCGGGAGTCGGAAAGACCGCCATCGTTGAAGGGTTGGCACAGAAGATCATCATGGGCGATGTTCCCGATATCCTTATCGGCAAGAGGATCATCTCGCTCGACCTGGGCGCACTCATTGCGGGAACCAAGTACCGCGGACAGTTCGAGGAGCGGCTCAAGGCGGTGATGAGGGAGATACTCCAGTCCGAGAACATCATCCTCTTCATCGACGAGTTCCATACGCTCATCGGCGCCGGCGCTGCCGAGGGGTCGGTCGATGCGTCGAACATGCTGAAGCCCGCCCTTTCACGGGGAGAGCTGCAGTGCATCGGCGCGACGACGCCCGACGAGTACCGCAAATATATCGAGAAAGACGGCGCGCTCGAGCGGAGATTCCAGCCTGTTCTCATCCAGCCGCCGACGGTAGAGACGGCGATGGATATCCTGAAGGGCCTGCGGCCCCGCTACGAGAACCACCACAAGGTGAAGATCAGCGACGAGTCGGTAGAGGCGGCGGTGAAGCTTTCCGACCGTTATATTACCGATAAGTTTCTTCCTGACAAGGCGATCGACGTAATCGACGAGACCGGGTCGCGGCTGAAGCTGAAGAGGTCGACCATGCCCCAGGAGCTGCGGGACATGGAGACCGAGCTGATCCAGCTCTCGAAAGAGAAGAGCCTGTATGTGCGGCTCCATGACATCGAGAAGGCGCAGACGATCAGGGCGCAGGAAGACAAGCTGAGGAAAACGTACGAACTGCAGTACAAGAAGTGGAAGGATACCCTGACCAAGGAGGTGCCGGTCGTCTCCGAGGAGGATGTCACCTACACGGTCTCGAAGATGACGGGCATCCCGCTCTACAAGCTCGAGGAGACCGAGTCCGAGAAGCTGCTCCAGATGGAGACCCTCCTGCACCAGAGGATCATCGGGCAGGACGAGGGCATCAGGGCCGTTGCCCGCGCTATCAGGAGATCGAGGTCGGGTCTGAAGGCCAAGAACCGGCCGATCGGGTCGTTCTTCTTCCTCGGCCCTACCGGCGTCGGGAAGACCGAGCTGGCGAAGGCGCTTGCCGGGTTCATGTTCAACGACGAGAACGCCCTGGTGAAGGTCGACATGTCGGAGTACATGGAGCGGTTCAACGTATCGCGGCTGACCGGCGCGCCTCCCGGCTATGTAGGCTATGAGGAGGGCGGCCAGCTGACCGAGAAAGTGCGCAAGCGCCCCTACTCGGTCATCCTCTTCGACGAGATCGAGAAGGCGCACCAGGATGTCTTCAACATGCTCCTCCAGATCCTCGACGAGGGCGTGCTCACCGACAGCTACGGCAGGAAGGTCGATTTCAGGAACACGATCATCATCATGACCTCGAACCTGGGCGCGCGGATCATCGAGAAGGCGACGCCGCTCGGCTTCTTCCGGTCCGCCTCGCAGTCCGAGGATGTCTACGGCAAGATCAAGGACAACGTGCTCTCGGAGCTGAAGAAGACCTTCAACCCCGAGTTCCTGAACAGGGTCGATGAGACGGTGGTCTTCCATCCGCTCGAGAAGGAGCATCTCCTCTCGGTGGTCGACCTGCTGCTCATCGAGACGAACAAGAAGCTCTCCGAGCATGCGCTCACCGTCGAGGTGACGCCCGAGGCGAAAGAGTGGCTGCTCGAGAAGTACTACCAGCCCGCGTACGGCGCGCGTCCGATGCGGAGGGCCATCTACCGGGAGATCGAGGACCCGCTCTCTGAGGAACTGATCAAGGGCAGGTTCAAGGATACCCATGTAGTCCGGGTAGTTCTCGAAGACAACAAGCTCCAGTTCAAGGGAGTCGAAGATACCATGCTGGTCACCGTCAACTGA
- a CDS encoding DUF3786 domain-containing protein — MAQTIISGEEKAWELLLGKDPAEVCRNALAGYDGETGLYTLRSLGMEFTLDPKQKSITSAAPESSLLLTRLAYFFKLSVPWYLVSAKDIALTGRLVKPTNLAGGQLFFQGSHVLPLEKVAEKYAADREGFLERGARFGGERAGYGDAAFRFSPLPRVPAFLILWLADEEFPARVDLLFDSSCELQLPLDIIWSIAMMSLLVML, encoded by the coding sequence ATGGCACAGACGATAATCTCCGGGGAAGAAAAGGCGTGGGAGCTTCTGCTCGGTAAGGACCCTGCCGAGGTGTGCCGCAATGCGCTGGCCGGTTACGACGGCGAGACCGGGCTCTATACGCTCCGGTCGCTCGGTATGGAGTTTACCCTCGACCCGAAGCAGAAGAGCATAACCAGCGCCGCCCCTGAAAGCAGCCTGCTTCTGACCAGGCTGGCCTACTTCTTCAAGCTCTCGGTTCCCTGGTACCTGGTGAGCGCAAAGGACATCGCCCTTACCGGGCGGCTCGTGAAGCCGACGAACCTCGCCGGCGGACAGCTCTTCTTCCAGGGGTCTCACGTGCTGCCCCTCGAGAAGGTGGCGGAAAAGTATGCCGCCGACCGTGAGGGCTTTCTCGAGAGAGGGGCCCGCTTCGGCGGCGAGCGGGCCGGCTATGGCGATGCGGCCTTCAGGTTCTCTCCCCTGCCGCGTGTTCCCGCCTTCCTGATCCTCTGGCTTGCCGATGAGGAGTTCCCCGCACGGGTGGACCTGCTCTTCGACTCGAGCTGCGAGCTCCAGCTCCCGCTGGATATCATCTGGTCGATCGCCATGATGAGCCTGCTGGTGATGCTCTAA
- the recR gene encoding recombination mediator RecR — MTQGIIENLVTQLSKLPGIGRKSAQRLAFFILTMSQEEAKGIARAIAEVKDKAMFCSVCFTITDTDPCSVCRDAARDRKRVCVVEEPSNVLAVERTRSFNGTYHVLLGALSPLDGITPDRLKIDELLKRIPSEGIEEIILATNPNTKGEMTARYLTEAVRPFGVKVTRIAYGLPIGSDIEFADEVTLAKALEGRREM; from the coding sequence ATGACACAGGGAATTATCGAAAATCTGGTAACACAGCTCTCGAAGCTTCCCGGCATCGGCCGGAAGAGCGCGCAGCGCCTCGCCTTCTTCATCCTCACCATGTCGCAGGAAGAGGCGAAGGGCATCGCCCGGGCTATTGCGGAAGTGAAGGACAAGGCGATGTTCTGCTCGGTCTGCTTCACGATCACCGACACCGACCCCTGCAGCGTATGCAGGGATGCAGCGCGCGACAGGAAGCGCGTCTGCGTCGTCGAGGAGCCCAGCAACGTGCTCGCGGTCGAGAGGACGCGGAGCTTCAACGGGACCTACCATGTGTTGCTGGGCGCCCTCTCCCCGCTCGACGGCATCACCCCGGACCGGCTGAAAATAGATGAATTGTTGAAACGTATCCCGTCGGAAGGCATCGAAGAGATCATTCTCGCCACGAACCCCAACACCAAGGGAGAGATGACGGCGCGGTATCTTACCGAAGCGGTAAGGCCGTTCGGCGTCAAGGTGACCAGGATCGCGTACGGCCTGCCGATCGGAAGCGATATAGAGTTCGCCGATGAAGTCACCCTCGCCAAAGCGCTCGAGGGAAGACGGGAGATGTAA
- a CDS encoding phosphomannomutase, with the protein MAQTCGTAADCWKKILSDASQHGGLLPVIERFARENTSPAPVVFGTSGWRGEIGTDYTFTNVRIVTAAIIEMLKSGDAAVMQAMGVADFDEIKRRGIIVGHDNRFLGREFAMEVLGLLQGEGIRTWYAGEATTPEFSAGIEMLNAACSVNLTPSHNPANYAGFKFNPSDGGPAGTELTARIEENANRMMRDGAVPEQVRVDSASVERIDLTERYIAYLTERKTLDLEKIRAFINSADCSLYVDNVHGATRGRMERILGMSTSMQYLRTEDDVLFGGVAPEPSEKNMETVDRLLRRSETRLNLGVIMDPDGDRIRYSDGVMQIPMNYFGAMALHFLHVHKGITGVVAKSVGTSNFVNAIAERLGIPVRETRVGFKNFRPYLLRSAPERAIVAFEESDGISAYNHTLEKDALFGLLLAVEMMAVTRKNLSVYLKELMDEFGHFYPDRSGITVDRSLVGGPLLRKLSVIQERYRKGTAAVIGGKTRTVKDVITVDGTKVVFDDGSWLMIRPSGTEPKVRFYIEARTEEGKAAVFDAARTMTQEALGM; encoded by the coding sequence ATGGCTCAGACCTGTGGGACTGCGGCTGACTGCTGGAAGAAGATCCTCTCCGACGCATCGCAGCATGGAGGCTTGCTGCCGGTCATCGAGCGGTTCGCACGAGAAAACACCTCACCGGCGCCGGTCGTCTTCGGCACCTCGGGATGGCGGGGAGAGATCGGGACCGACTACACCTTCACGAATGTGCGTATCGTCACTGCGGCGATCATCGAGATGCTCAAGAGCGGCGATGCCGCGGTGATGCAGGCGATGGGCGTTGCGGATTTCGACGAGATTAAGCGGCGGGGCATTATCGTCGGGCATGACAACCGGTTCCTCGGCCGGGAGTTCGCGATGGAGGTGCTCGGCCTGCTGCAGGGAGAGGGTATCAGGACCTGGTATGCCGGAGAGGCGACGACGCCCGAGTTTTCCGCAGGCATCGAGATGCTCAACGCCGCCTGCTCGGTCAATCTCACCCCCTCGCACAACCCTGCCAACTATGCGGGCTTCAAGTTCAATCCCTCGGACGGCGGTCCCGCCGGTACGGAGCTCACCGCCAGAATAGAAGAGAACGCCAACCGGATGATGCGCGACGGCGCCGTGCCGGAGCAGGTGCGGGTCGATAGCGCGTCGGTCGAGCGCATCGACCTGACGGAGCGCTATATCGCGTACCTCACCGAGCGGAAGACGCTCGACCTCGAGAAGATCAGGGCCTTCATCAACAGCGCCGACTGTTCTCTCTATGTCGACAATGTGCATGGGGCCACACGGGGGCGCATGGAGCGGATCCTCGGCATGAGCACGAGCATGCAGTACCTGAGGACCGAAGACGATGTCCTCTTCGGCGGCGTCGCTCCCGAACCCTCCGAAAAGAATATGGAGACCGTGGACCGGCTCCTCCGGAGGAGCGAGACGCGGCTGAACCTGGGGGTGATCATGGACCCTGACGGCGACCGCATCCGCTACAGCGACGGCGTCATGCAGATACCGATGAACTACTTCGGCGCCATGGCCCTGCATTTTCTCCATGTGCACAAGGGCATCACGGGCGTGGTGGCGAAATCGGTGGGCACCAGCAACTTCGTCAACGCCATAGCGGAGCGCCTGGGCATCCCGGTGCGGGAGACCAGGGTCGGCTTCAAGAACTTCAGGCCCTACCTGCTGCGCAGCGCGCCGGAACGGGCGATCGTCGCCTTCGAGGAGTCGGACGGCATCTCCGCGTATAACCATACGCTCGAAAAGGATGCGCTCTTCGGCCTGCTGCTCGCCGTCGAGATGATGGCGGTCACCCGCAAGAACCTGAGCGTCTATCTGAAGGAGCTGATGGACGAGTTCGGGCACTTTTATCCCGACCGTTCCGGCATAACCGTCGACCGCTCGCTGGTAGGGGGGCCGCTGCTCAGGAAGCTTTCGGTCATTCAGGAGCGCTACCGGAAGGGGACCGCTGCCGTTATCGGCGGGAAGACCAGGACCGTCAAGGACGTCATAACCGTTGACGGCACCAAGGTCGTCTTCGACGACGGCTCGTGGCTGATGATCCGGCCCTCGGGCACCGAGCCCAAGGTGCGCTTTTATATCGAGGCCCGGACCGAGGAGGGGAAGGCAGCGGTCTTCGATGCGGCAAGAACGATGACGCAAGAAGCGCTGGGTATGTAA
- the dnaX gene encoding DNA polymerase III subunit gamma/tau: MAYLVLARKWRPRTFDDMVGQEHVARILKNAIGANKVAHAYIFSGPRGVGKTSTARILSKALNCEHGPTPEPCGACASCLSIAEGSSIDVSEIDGASNTGVDNIRDLRERVRYAPSEGRYKVYIIDEAHMLSTSAFNALLKTLEEPPPHVVFVLATTEAKKIPPTVLSRCQHLPFRRISGQKIKERLKFIAGQEGIRVSSAALDMVARAADGSMRDSLTILDQIVSFSDDISAEEVKDLLGITDVETLAQLTASVVGGDRKTIITTIAALAATGTDLKAFTRDLLQFVRNLLIAKVVGATEDVLELSEEENAAIDTLTGATTEEHIALLLSELIKAEQGIRGAFYPRVALEMTLIKLSFLSRFTAIDEALSMVQGSGPGISGAQPGADQTVSRPRPAAQKEQPAESRGPVRSEKKAEETTTPAAAPEQRPAVKPLALPEAWNRAVEMIDETNHPLANKLRDGSAAFNGDGITLTYTGGLAKVHTEAVAENMQLIKSMIEAGTGRPVTITIETAKGTGVSKKDLKEKALQNPIVKEALELFEGRIVDVVPLPNKGGEHV; encoded by the coding sequence ATGGCTTATCTGGTTCTAGCGCGTAAGTGGAGACCCCGGACTTTCGACGACATGGTCGGGCAGGAACACGTCGCCCGCATACTGAAGAACGCCATCGGCGCCAATAAAGTAGCCCACGCCTATATCTTCTCGGGCCCCCGCGGCGTCGGCAAGACCTCCACGGCGCGCATCCTCTCGAAGGCCCTCAACTGCGAGCACGGCCCCACTCCCGAACCGTGCGGCGCCTGCGCCTCCTGCCTCTCCATAGCCGAAGGCTCGTCCATCGATGTCTCCGAGATCGACGGCGCCTCGAATACCGGCGTCGACAATATCCGCGATTTGAGGGAGCGCGTGCGCTATGCGCCTTCGGAAGGGAGATACAAGGTCTATATCATCGACGAGGCGCATATGCTCTCGACCTCGGCATTCAACGCGCTCTTGAAGACCCTCGAAGAGCCGCCGCCCCATGTCGTCTTCGTCCTCGCAACGACCGAGGCGAAGAAGATCCCGCCCACCGTCCTGTCGCGCTGCCAGCATCTGCCGTTCAGGAGGATATCGGGACAGAAGATAAAGGAACGGCTCAAATTCATCGCCGGCCAGGAGGGGATACGCGTCAGCAGCGCGGCCCTCGATATGGTCGCCCGCGCTGCAGACGGCAGCATGCGCGACTCGCTGACCATACTCGATCAGATCGTCTCTTTCTCCGACGACATCTCTGCCGAAGAGGTGAAAGACCTGCTCGGTATTACCGATGTGGAGACCCTTGCGCAGCTCACCGCATCCGTTGTCGGCGGCGACCGCAAGACGATCATTACCACGATCGCCGCCCTCGCTGCTACGGGAACCGACCTCAAGGCGTTTACCCGGGATCTCCTGCAGTTCGTCAGAAACCTCCTCATCGCGAAGGTGGTCGGCGCCACGGAGGACGTGCTCGAGCTGAGCGAGGAAGAGAACGCTGCGATCGATACCCTCACGGGCGCGACCACCGAAGAGCACATCGCCCTGCTGCTCTCCGAGCTGATCAAGGCGGAGCAGGGCATCAGGGGCGCCTTCTACCCCCGGGTCGCGCTTGAGATGACGCTCATTAAATTGAGCTTCCTGAGCCGCTTTACCGCTATCGATGAGGCGCTCAGCATGGTCCAGGGCAGTGGTCCGGGCATTTCCGGGGCTCAGCCCGGCGCCGATCAAACTGTTTCACGCCCCCGTCCTGCTGCGCAGAAGGAGCAGCCTGCAGAATCCCGTGGCCCGGTCCGGAGTGAAAAGAAGGCTGAAGAGACAACGACACCGGCAGCGGCCCCCGAGCAGCGTCCTGCAGTGAAACCGCTTGCGCTGCCTGAAGCCTGGAACCGGGCTGTCGAGATGATCGACGAGACGAACCACCCTCTCGCAAACAAGCTGCGCGACGGCAGCGCCGCCTTCAACGGCGACGGGATTACGCTCACCTATACGGGCGGCCTGGCAAAGGTCCATACCGAAGCGGTCGCCGAGAACATGCAGCTGATAAAGAGCATGATCGAAGCGGGCACGGGCAGGCCGGTTACCATTACGATCGAGACGGCAAAGGGAACGGGCGTGAGCAAGAAGGACCTCAAGGAGAAAGCGTTGCAGAACCCGATCGTCAAAGAGGCCCTCGAGCTCTTCGAGGGAAGAATTGTCGATGTAGTGCCGTTACCCAATAAAGGAGGAGAACATGTCTAA
- a CDS encoding TlpA disulfide reductase family protein: protein MRKGIILLAILVTGIAGVLLLVTKEEPRQPVTAAKGLEAPPFELADLEGKTWRLADLKGKVVLLNFWATWCDTCKQENPSLQALMNAEKENDRFVFLTVLYKDTPANAKEYLKANGFTFPVLIDTNNVGRAYGLTGVPETFLIDKRGIIQEKVIGPMEWNTPEVRAVLAKLANE from the coding sequence ATGAGAAAAGGAATCATCTTACTCGCTATTCTCGTGACAGGAATCGCCGGCGTCCTGCTCCTGGTGACAAAGGAGGAGCCCCGGCAGCCGGTGACCGCCGCAAAAGGGCTGGAAGCGCCCCCCTTCGAGCTGGCCGATCTCGAAGGGAAAACCTGGAGGCTTGCCGACCTCAAGGGCAAGGTCGTGCTGCTCAACTTCTGGGCCACCTGGTGCGACACCTGCAAGCAGGAGAACCCCTCGCTCCAGGCGCTGATGAACGCGGAAAAGGAAAATGACCGGTTCGTGTTCCTCACCGTGCTCTACAAGGACACCCCTGCCAATGCAAAGGAGTATCTGAAGGCGAACGGCTTCACCTTCCCGGTGCTCATCGATACGAACAATGTGGGACGCGCTTACGGCCTCACCGGGGTACCCGAGACCTTTCTTATCGACAAGAGGGGCATCATTCAGGAGAAGGTCATAGGCCCCATGGAGTGGAATACCCCGGAGGTGCGGGCGGTCCTGGCAAAACTCGCCAACGAATAG
- the priA gene encoding primosomal protein N', translating to MLKGMYVDVAFPLKLPPLTYKVSSDVPADLRGRLVTAPLMGKPAQGVIIGPAGEPDFPGHKEIKEIGQISQRVVSEQMIAFLKWLSGYYLMPLGTALKSSFFEESVAALDETKNSRRRIRASSRELAASAPPAAAPHHIPLRYNEYRELVLSSLSESRYKAFLFHAPSLFDEYRFLGDLIDGMKGGHRGMIVLVPEIGLIPRIEATLRPLGGERLCVLHSKLSPGRRRAAVRSILSGESDIVLGTRSAVFAPLETVSFIAVLDEHNTAYKAEEGLRYQGRDVAVMRGLMERSTVLLSSLCPSVESMNNARTGKYLLLGSGTRTRAAGEERERSPERTPFARPRIRIITMRPGGAERAILSRETLREAKRCIAAGGRMLFLINRKGYSLLRCRECGHIASCKRCAASLVVHKRRNILHCHLCGSRSPLPDTCERCGAAALEPFGAGTERVKEEVERLLEAEALVIERAEAGEVTASSPRPELLALDAGTMPLVVGTAYAKRLEYSGAAEESFGAAAFLTMDSLWAQPDFRAYERAFQEIVQISQMVKPDGIILIQTSMPGSGVVKLFKTYDFEGLYAHELSQRKLLGYPPFSKIVLMNIMTKGAPAQLQGSLDESIAAAALHGVELLGPVEVPCTVKGYRHCRQLLMRSQSRIFLHRAAAALLRKLQAVKGIKVAVDVDPLKI from the coding sequence ATGCTTAAAGGCATGTATGTCGATGTGGCGTTCCCTCTGAAACTACCTCCTCTCACGTATAAAGTATCGTCCGATGTTCCTGCAGACTTGAGGGGCCGCCTCGTGACCGCGCCGCTTATGGGCAAGCCCGCGCAGGGCGTGATTATCGGTCCCGCCGGCGAGCCGGATTTTCCCGGGCACAAGGAGATCAAGGAGATCGGGCAGATTTCGCAGCGGGTCGTCTCCGAGCAGATGATCGCCTTTCTGAAGTGGCTCTCCGGGTACTACCTCATGCCCCTCGGCACGGCGTTGAAGAGCAGCTTCTTCGAGGAGTCGGTCGCTGCTCTCGATGAGACGAAGAACAGCCGGAGGAGGATCAGGGCCTCGTCTCGGGAGCTTGCCGCGAGCGCCCCTCCTGCTGCTGCGCCGCACCACATCCCCCTGAGATATAACGAGTATAGAGAACTGGTGCTCAGCTCCCTGTCGGAGAGCCGCTACAAGGCCTTTCTCTTCCATGCGCCCTCCCTTTTCGACGAATACCGCTTCCTAGGCGATCTGATCGACGGCATGAAGGGCGGTCATCGCGGCATGATCGTCCTCGTTCCCGAGATAGGCCTCATTCCCCGCATCGAGGCGACCCTGAGGCCGCTCGGGGGAGAGCGGCTCTGCGTTCTCCACAGCAAGTTGAGCCCGGGGAGGCGGCGCGCAGCCGTGCGGTCGATTCTTTCCGGCGAATCGGATATCGTACTCGGCACGCGCTCGGCCGTCTTCGCCCCTCTCGAGACCGTCTCGTTCATCGCTGTCCTCGATGAACATAATACCGCGTATAAGGCGGAGGAGGGATTGCGCTACCAGGGAAGGGATGTCGCCGTTATGAGGGGGCTCATGGAGCGGAGCACCGTGCTGCTCTCGTCGCTCTGCCCCTCGGTCGAGTCGATGAACAATGCGCGCACCGGCAAATACCTGCTGCTCGGCAGCGGAACGCGGACCAGGGCTGCAGGAGAGGAGAGAGAGCGCTCGCCGGAACGCACGCCATTCGCCCGGCCACGCATACGTATCATCACCATGCGGCCGGGGGGGGCGGAACGCGCCATACTCTCCCGCGAAACGCTCCGGGAGGCGAAGCGGTGCATCGCCGCGGGCGGGCGCATGCTTTTCCTCATCAACAGAAAGGGCTACTCCCTCCTCCGCTGCAGGGAGTGCGGCCATATCGCCTCGTGCAAGCGCTGCGCCGCCTCTCTCGTTGTGCACAAGCGCCGGAATATCCTCCACTGTCATCTCTGCGGTTCCCGCAGCCCCCTGCCGGATACGTGCGAACGCTGCGGCGCCGCTGCCCTCGAGCCATTCGGCGCAGGAACCGAACGGGTAAAGGAGGAGGTGGAGCGCCTCCTCGAGGCCGAGGCCCTGGTAATCGAGAGGGCAGAAGCAGGTGAGGTCACCGCCTCATCCCCCAGGCCCGAGCTCCTCGCGCTCGATGCAGGGACGATGCCCCTCGTCGTCGGCACCGCGTACGCAAAGCGTCTCGAATACTCGGGCGCTGCCGAAGAGTCCTTCGGCGCTGCCGCGTTCCTCACCATGGACTCCCTCTGGGCGCAGCCCGACTTCAGGGCGTACGAGCGGGCCTTCCAGGAGATCGTGCAGATAAGCCAGATGGTAAAGCCCGACGGCATTATTCTCATTCAAACCTCGATGCCCGGGAGCGGGGTGGTGAAGCTCTTCAAGACATACGATTTCGAGGGCCTGTATGCCCATGAGCTCTCGCAGCGGAAGCTGCTGGGGTATCCCCCCTTCTCGAAAATCGTGCTCATGAATATCATGACCAAAGGGGCGCCGGCGCAGTTGCAGGGCTCCCTGGACGAGAGCATCGCCGCGGCAGCGCTGCACGGGGTCGAGCTGCTCGGCCCGGTCGAGGTCCCTTGCACTGTCAAGGGCTATCGCCACTGCAGGCAGCTGCTCATGAGATCCCAGAGCAGGATATTCCTCCACCGTGCGGCAGCGGCGCTGCTCCGGAAGCTCCAGGCTGTAAAAGGAATAAAGGTGGCGGTCGACGTCGATCCGCTAAAGATATAG
- a CDS encoding YbaB/EbfC family nucleoid-associated protein: protein MSKKMLGDIMREAQKLQTEMQKMQEEAKTRTVEATAGGGMVTVVANGGGELVSIRIEKDVVNPDDIDMLQDLILAAANEALRRAQQMVNEEMSKLTMGLQLPGMGGLGNLFGK, encoded by the coding sequence ATGTCTAAAAAGATGCTCGGCGATATAATGCGCGAGGCACAGAAGCTTCAGACCGAGATGCAGAAGATGCAGGAAGAGGCGAAGACCAGGACGGTCGAGGCGACCGCAGGCGGCGGCATGGTCACGGTCGTGGCGAACGGCGGCGGCGAGCTCGTCTCGATACGGATCGAGAAGGATGTGGTCAATCCCGACGACATCGATATGCTCCAGGACCTCATTCTCGCAGCAGCGAACGAGGCGCTCCGCAGGGCGCAGCAGATGGTGAACGAAGAGATGTCGAAGCTCACCATGGGGCTGCAGCTGCCGGGAATGGGCGGCCTCGGCAACCTCTTCGGAAAATGA
- a CDS encoding DUF4416 family protein, which yields MRRRKPTPPEHALLVIGALFADEEAYLEAVPLLEKTFGEVIMESPLIPWDFSSHYEEELGSPICRRFLFFKDLIDQGELSSAKLKTCAIENTISLNGKRTVNLDPGYLTVAKLVLASTKDYAHRIYIGKGVFAEVTLAYNKSKRCYLPLPNTYNDFKDRRYTRLFAVARVLLRSLQSEQKAS from the coding sequence ATGAGGAGAAGGAAGCCGACGCCCCCCGAACACGCCCTGCTGGTGATCGGAGCCCTCTTTGCAGACGAGGAGGCGTACCTGGAGGCTGTGCCGCTCCTCGAGAAGACCTTCGGCGAGGTCATCATGGAGAGTCCGCTGATCCCGTGGGACTTCTCGAGCCACTACGAAGAAGAGCTCGGCTCGCCGATCTGCCGCAGATTTCTCTTCTTCAAAGACCTCATCGACCAGGGCGAGCTCTCCTCCGCCAAACTGAAGACCTGCGCAATCGAGAACACGATCTCCCTGAATGGCAAGCGCACCGTCAATCTCGATCCCGGCTATCTCACCGTCGCAAAGCTGGTGCTCGCCTCTACGAAGGATTACGCTCATCGGATCTATATAGGAAAGGGCGTTTTCGCCGAGGTGACGCTCGCCTACAACAAGAGCAAGCGCTGCTATCTCCCCCTGCCGAATACCTATAACGATTTCAAGGACAGGCGCTACACGAGACTCTTCGCGGTGGCGCGGGTGCTGCTCCGTTCGCTCCAATCGGAACAGAAGGCATCGTAA